From Rana temporaria chromosome 7, aRanTem1.1, whole genome shotgun sequence, the proteins below share one genomic window:
- the LOC120944798 gene encoding uncharacterized protein LOC120944798, with the protein MLDGGTLLMILTALQASSTQTLGVYQILNVSATEHGSVTLFCNFTFNGNSTGYNKWYRRDVQGPEVTNTSKGYIGRVSIVSPEGFMYQKSANLRLHQLNLSDIGLYICEVTLMTSPLRTAHGNGTYLHVKPFVADDSKLQLTIAASCSTITIIAILVLAAVAVFFGYHKKFSECLLLRKMGDEDVHTYCTAEEIRSHIDEQMIPQQIYRSENRIYVKDNLQYDVTPTRY; encoded by the exons CATCTTCCACGCAGACTCTTGGTGTGTACCAGATTCTGAACGTTTCCGCCACTGAGCACGGTTCCGTCACCCTCTTCTGTAACTTCACCTTCAATGGAAATTCCACTGGCTACAACAAATGGTACCGCCGTGATGTCCAAGGGCCCGAGGTGACGAACACCAGCAAAGGGTACATCGGCAGAGTCTCCATCGTCAGTCCAGAAGGTTTCATGTATCAAAAATCCGCCAACCTTCGCCTCCACCAGCTGAATCTCTCCGACATCGGCCTTTATATCTGTGAGGTCACCCTGATGACGAGCCCTTTGCGGACCGCACACGGGAACGGGACCTATCTGCATGTAAAAC CATTTGTTGCAGACGATTCGAAGTTGCAGCTCACCATTGCAGCTAGTTGCAGCACAATCACCATCATCGCCATCCTTGTCTTAGCGGCTGTGGCGGTTTTCTTTGGATACCACAAGAAAT TCTCAGAGTGTCTTCTACTGAGGAAGATGGGAGATGAAGATGTCCACACCTATTGTACAGCAGAAG AAATAAGAAGTCACATTGATGAACAGATGATTCCCCAACAG ATATATCGTTCTGAGAACCGAATCTACGTCAAGGACAATTTACAGTATGATGTAACTCCAACCAG ATATTGA